Proteins encoded within one genomic window of Ascaphus truei isolate aAscTru1 chromosome 8, aAscTru1.hap1, whole genome shotgun sequence:
- the LOC142502174 gene encoding uncharacterized protein LOC142502174 has translation MHPGVLFQRLLPAIVGIWKGWRRCTNFRWRETTETEAMASEKRKSAIPLDIVDGKSPANQYLLRLLEDKGTISFQQPTEERIQLVFDVLDKVTPQLGVFSRVLRLIRAEIYDAVYRPPLTGRPVWKHSEGLITQVPYFSLVRRMQDERNEEVEKVTSELHSVKTILFLREEEVRCVQKNICALQETNRTLQVAITALQSEAKDSGIKIKKLQEEIGVHANLLAAKTREHTASMAHVQRQQSTAQDLTDQLGHLKRAYETLHNAFQSPLVRKKQNMLSPISKVPAGRMALSSAHQACSETSAYKDNWHIPLPVMLQNPNQS, from the exons tcCGCTGGAGGGAAACAACTGAAACTGAGGCCATGGCATCAGAAAAAAGAAAGTCTGCTATTCCTTTGGATATTGTCGATGGAAAATCACCAG CCAATCAGTACCTGCTACGTTTACTGGAAGACAAGGGAACCATTTCATTTCAGCAACCTACAGAAGAGAGAATCCAGCTTGTATTTGATGTACTGGATAAGGTGACGCCTCAGCTCGGGGTTTTCTCCAGGGTGTTACGACTCATCAGAGCTGAGATTTATG ATGCTGTCTATAGGCCGCCCCTCACAGGAAGGCCGGTTTGGAAGCACTCTGAAGGTTTAATAACGCAGGTCCCCTACTTCAGTCTGGTGAGAAGGATGCAAGACGAGCG AAATGAAGAAGTGGAGAAAGTCACGTCTGAGCTTCACAGTGTAAAAACAAT TTTGTTCCTAAGGGAAGAAGAGGTGCGCTGTGTCCAGAAGAACATATGTGCACTACAGGAAACAAATAGAACATTACAAGTTGCTATCACTGCTCTGCAATCGGAGGCCAAAGATAGTGGTATCAAAATCAAAAA ATTGCAGGAAGAAATAGGTGTGCACGCCAATCTGCTCGCGGCAAAGACGCGGGAACATACAGCTTCCATGGCTCATGTGCAGCGCCAGCAGAGCACAGCGCAGGACCTGACAGATCAGCTGGGGCATCTCAAGAGGGCATATGAAACTCTACATAACG CTTTCCAATCTCCACTGGTGAGAAAGAAGCAGAACATGTTATCACCGATTTCAAAGGTTCCTGCTGGAAGGATGGCGCTCTCATCTGCCCATCAGGCATGTTCAG AAACTTCTGCCTATAAAGATAACTGGCATATTCCACTCCCGGTTATGTTGCAAAATCCTAATCAGAGTTAA